In Lolium perenne isolate Kyuss_39 chromosome 5, Kyuss_2.0, whole genome shotgun sequence, the sequence TGGTATCCATCTGTAATTACATAAAACAATTTAGCGTGCACAAACTGCTGTTACTTGTGACAATTTTGATTTTTCTCTAAAGCAAGACCTTGGTTATTAATGATAAGTTTATGTTCGTTATTCCCTCCAGCAACAAAGCTCATGCATATTGTCCAATTCTTACATGCGCTTGGTTTGTAATGCAGCAACAAGAAGGAGCAATGATGGGGGCACCGCCAGAAAGCGACATGCCAATTGTGAAGGTTCACAATGAGGTGCCATCTGAAACTGTGTTTGCAGTTGAGCAAACAGAGCAACTGGTCCCCATGATCATTGACCCACCTGCTCCCAAAGCTGCATTGCCACATCCGCCAGCTACAGGAAGCGGTCGCACAAGGCTTCCCTGCTATGGATGGATCAGTGAGTCTGAGAGTGACTCAGACTATGAAGAGTTTCTTGCAAGTCGACAACAGCAGGTGCATGTCCCAACTTCAGGACGAGACCTTCCTAAAAGGAAGCGGCCAAGTAGATGGGATGTGAAATGAAGCAACCTAACAggtgatttttttgttttctgatCTCCCCTTCTCTATTTTTAGTTGATATTAGTTTGAAATTTCTATGAGTAGTCAGTAAGTCAGACTATAACTATTGTTTTGCTTTTGACCCAGTGAAGATACTTGGTATAGGATTTATGTTTCCTTGGTTAAGAACACAAAAATGTCATACTGGTTGACATTAACAGGAGTGGCCAAATATATAGGAGTGATTTTCAAGTTGTATTATGGGAAACGCTTATGATGAAGTAGGGTAGGAATCCTTGGGAGTTGAGGGAGATAAAAAAAAATTGAACTAAAGGGTTTCCCCCGATTTCCATTAAGAGAAACCAGAAGTTGTTTGCTACAGACCTCAGAAATGCCACCAACCCGCCATGCAATGGagagtttgtttcaaataaggaaCTAAACAGCCTAAGCCAGACGATGAGAATACAGAAGAGAAAAGGGGTGCATAGGTGGGCAACAGATCCTGGAGCTACAGACCCTCACGCTTGAAGTATTTTCTCCCAGGCTTCAGGCTTCGACGACTTCAGTTCTTCGTCTTTCTGTTTGTCAAAATGTCTTCTTGTCTACTTTTTTCTACATTGCCAGTCTTGGGGTCTATGACACCCAGCTCCTCCTGTTTGCTGAACACCTCGGTTGCGATTTGCTCCACCAGCTTTGCGAGCCATCGTAGTCGATCCTTTGCGCTGTCCTTCACCTTGGTGCAATCGAGTTCTTTGCCGCAGCCCTGTTTTTTTGCCCTCTCCATGATGGGAATGTCCTCATTGTTCTGAGACGCCAGCCTGTCACTGTATCTCTGATCAATCACCCCATCAGCCTCTGTAACCACTGCCATCTTACTTGTGTTCACTGGTCTACCATTTTGTATGTTGTTCACTTTTGTGCCTAGGCTAACTGATGATTGCGAGCCTACCAAATCATCCTCTTCCCCATCAATTCCTGACAAGTCCACTCTATCATCACCATCTTGATTCATACCTTCTTGAGTTTTATGCTTATCTTCAGTAGGTTCACCCCTCTCCGCTGCAAGCTTTGAGTTAACATCACTAGTCCCTGTCCCTTCATTTTTTTACTTCTCATTTCTTTTACTAGTGCCATAGGTCTGAGCATCCATATTTTGGATGATGAATGCGGTGGACGGTGGAAAAGGGTGTGTAAAACTTGGGACGGTAGGAGTATTCACTTGTAGCTCAAAAGAACGGGGCATATTATTTGAGATTTGCTGGTATGCATGATCGATGATATTAGCTCAGAACACAatccatcctggtgctaatattaACGGAGCTGAACAGTTTTCTGCTCCATTCAATCATATTTCATCATATAAAATAGAAGCTTTATTGCAGCAGATATCCATACTTTAATAGTCTTACTTAATCTGCATCCTACCAACGTTGAACAACTGGTTTCCATGATCGAAATGCTAACCATGGTTCTCTTGTTGCGACAGAGGAGCTGTGGACTGGCTGGGTGTTGACATTGAGTGGACAAGTGACATCAGTTGGAGTATTAGTATGATGAGATCTGAATTTGCAATGGCAGTGTGGCACTACTATGTAAGTGTGGAGTTGTAGAACTATCTGGTAACTTTGCAGTTTAGTATAACGCTAATAATTATACTGTATTTGACATACTCCAGATTTGGCCGACATTATTTGCCGTTATATTATCGGAAATGTTCAGAAACTGTGATATTGTTGATGTAGTTTTGAAGATGGATCTCATCTACCTGTTATTGTTTACATCATCATGTGCATGGTTTTTTTTTCTTGTCAACATTTTTCATCCGGTGCTTCTTGTGTTCTTTTTTTGGCATGAAACACTTCTATTCCATTAAGGCACGACAAGATTGCTGGTCACCTCACGGGTTACAATATTCGGGTAGTTCGACATCCACATAGAATGTTCGTTATCGACTACACCGACACCCAAAGACCCCAGCACATGTGCTGGTTTGTTACAATCTCTCTGAACATGCATAATTCGAGCATCAATAAAACGGAGGCAGAGCTTGTATTTCAGTTCACTGAAAAGGATACCTAGCGGTGAGTAATCATACGCCGTAGACACCAAAACTTGCTTCAACACCAGGCAATCAGTTTCAAAAACAACACGGCGCACTCCCAGGTCGTCAGCAATCTCAACAGCTCTAACCAGAGCAAGAGTTTCAGCATGTAGCGCATCAGAGGCAGTAGCAATTCTGCCAGCCGAAGCAAACCTGACAACATCATTTTCATGTCGGCAAATACATCCCCAACCGCCTGACATGGTCAAAGTGTTAAACGCTGCATCCACATTGATTTTGGCAAAGTCTGTAGGTGGAGGCTGCCAATACATGGTCTGTCAAATAGTGGTGCTCGGCTTGGCCTTGAGACGTGCTTCCCAATATTCGTCAACAAAGCAACCACAATCACCGTCAGTAAACTGAAACTCAACCATTGTGAGAAAGTGGTCACCGTGATTCCTTTTGTCCTTTCATGCCACAAACTCCACAACAAAGCATGTTTGACAATCATTAGTCTTTCTGTTAAATGTGGCCATTGACACCTTGGACTTAAAAGAGGTTTTAATGGTCGCAAGACAGTTTACTTGGGCAAACAGTTTTTCGGAACCTACATACAAAAAGCTAGATCGGGTACTGATGGACACAAACTGTAAAAAATACCCTATAGTGTCACTACGTGCTCTGGAACATATTGTAGGTCTGTCGGACCATGCTTCCATCTTGCTGACCACTGGACTACCTAGACCGCCGTCTACTcgctagttcaaatttgaacttagttGTTTACAGCGGGAAGGTTTTCAGGCCATGGTCAAGAAGGTTTGGGAAACTCCTGTTGTGGGTGATACTCCGATACAAAGGTGGAATAATAAAATATGTGTTTTACGCAAACACCTGTTTGGTTGGGCTCATCATACAACAGGGTTACTTAAGAAGGAAAAGCAATAACTTCGGTCTATTATAGATGACCTCGAGGCTTTACTAGAAGTTCGATAGCTCACCACACATGAGATTGAGCTAAAAAAAAGCCAATCAAATGCGTATATAGCTAAACTTCTCTGAGAGGAGGATCTTAAATGGTATCAACGGTCTAAAGCCTAATTTTATTATTAAAGGGATTCAAATCaacgaaaaaaatagcgcgctatttcacGCTAATAGCAACGCTATAGCGTATTTGCGAGTTAAACGCTACGCTATGCATTCTAGGCACGCTATGACGCTACGCGCGCTAAAGAAGCGCTATTTCACGCTATTTGGCGCTATTCGCTATTTCGCATAGCACACTATTTTGCAGAGTAGTTTTTTAGTAGCTCATTTCATATTTTGACCCACTTGTGTATCCTAAATCCCTAATCAAGACAACCCTATACTAAGAAACTTAGATCGCACACTCCCCAACTCCTTGTCACCTGCTCTGCCCGGCAGGCGAAGACGTGACGACGCAGCTTCGCCCCCCTTCTCCTTTGTAAATTGGTGGTAAGCAGCCACGCCTAGCTTCACCTTCACGCCTTCACCCTGTACCTCCGTTCCCCTCCTTCAATCTTTCTAGTTCAGGACAATGTGAATGTGAACTATGGTTTGTGATTTTGAGAGCGCAATTATTTTCATTGATTCAAATACAAGATACTTCCATAGTATTGCCAATGGCAGACATAGGAAGAAACTTATTCCCCATACAATATTGTGTGGCACAAGAGCAATTCTATTGCTGAGGTGTTGGAAACTTTCTCACCGAATATGTCGTTCAGAAGTCTTATTAGGTCTAGACAAGCATCATGAAATGACTTGTTACAACGTCTAGATTCAGTACTGACGCAAGGGTCCGATGTATTTCGTGCTGACTGAGAGTGGTTCATTCTCGGCAGCCTCCATGTACAATATATTTAATCCAACTTGATGTTCCTATCGATAATAATATGAAAATTTAgttctccctccgatccataataattgTTGGGGATTTTAATTTGAACTTGAGCTAATTTGAACTAAGATCCCGAAcgcttattatggatcggatggAGTAGTAGATATCTCTCTATGGAAAAATATTTCATTTGAATAGAAATCAGATGTTGAATTTTGGGACCAAAATATTTTCCACGACAAGAATATAGAATTCAGATATTCCTTGACATCACCAATCATTGCATAAAGAAGCATTGTGTACATATATAAGGGATAATAAAACGCTGAAGCATCACCAACAAACCGACTAATCACACAATTGAACACACACACAGACACACATCATGTATCACCAGATGCACCGCATGATGATCTAGCTAGCAGCAAGACCAATCATGCATTCATCTGCACGCACGGATGCATGCAGattcaccttaacattgcctactCGTTTTGGTCTTGCTCGTCGTTGGTGAGCATCCCACGGTGCACCCTGTCGATGAAGTCGGAGGCCTTGCGGTTGATGTCGCGGTCGGCATACCAGTGGCGGCCGTAGTAGTAGTCGTCGTCGCTTGGCCGCACCCTCGTGCCCCGGCGGTACCTCTCCTCCTGCTGTTGCTGCCGCCTCGCCGCAgcatcctcctcttcctgctcctgcGTCCTCTTACTCCTAAGCCCAAACAAGGACGCAAAGGCCGACTTACTCCCTCTCCCCATCGCACAAGCCCTAGCCTGATTCTGTTGCAATATGCAGTGTCTCCTTGATTGGTTGCACGGGGACATGGTGCGGCTGGAGGTGCCGTACTTATAGTAGACATGACCGGCGCAGTGGTCGCGCGTGAAAGTGTTTGATAAATTAGGTTGGGTACGGAAGTAGATAAGCGCGGCGCGCGGTCGTGTGTGCATGGTTAGGCAGCAGCTTTGTATGATTAATCCAGTTTGTAGGCCGCGATCGATATGCTTTTTGACTGGCCATTCGTTTGACTTAGTTAGCAGTTTGTACGGATGAGCACTCAAACAAGCAATCAAAAGTGAGATATATGTTGATAGTATATCAAATTATCAATGCCTAATCGTCAATAGGCGCACGTTATTTGAATACGGCAACGGGCATACACATTGATGCAAAGATTGATGAAACTGCTAATTTAGCTACAAAGTGTCTGAGTTTGACAATATACAGTACACTAGTGTACTGGAACTGCTAATTTAGCTACAAAGTCAATTTGAACAGCATAAACAATGCAAGCACGCAACAT encodes:
- the LOC127321427 gene encoding uncharacterized protein isoform X1, which encodes MVGGQKKTGQGRMDAAIDHFAQMGYNKADVRKVVNNLIKNVYGDKGWPFLEESGYLVVQEALFEKQEQEEKLQLQLLQEEQQVEAQQQEGAMMGAPPESDMPIVKVHNEVPSETVFAVEQTEQLVPMIIDPPAPKAALPHPPATGSGRTRLPCYGWISESESDSDYEEFLASRQQQVHVPTSGRDLPKRKRPSRWDVK
- the LOC127321427 gene encoding uncharacterized protein isoform X2; protein product: MVGGQKKTGQGRMDAAIDHFAQMGYNKADVRKVVNNLIKNVYGDKGWPFLEESGYLVVQEALFEKQEQEEKLQLQLLQEEQQVEAQQQEGAMMGAPPESDMPIVKVHNELHCHIRQLQEAVAQGFPAMDGSVSLRVTQTMKSFLQVDNSRCMSQLQDETFLKGSGQVDGM